Proteins encoded by one window of Glycine soja cultivar W05 chromosome 15, ASM419377v2, whole genome shotgun sequence:
- the LOC114387631 gene encoding glucan endo-1,3-beta-glucosidase 14-like encodes MMLSSFFLWLLLFSSLFSHVLGDKAFTGTYGVNYGRIADNLPPPESVVTLLKAAKIKNIRIYDADHQVLRAFKGSGIEIVVGLGNEFLKDKSVGEDRAMSWVKENVQQFLPETKICGIAVGNEILGGTDMELWEVLLPAAKNVYNALSKLGLAKDVQVSSPHSEAVFANSFPPSSCTFKEDVLPYMKPLLQFFSQIGTPFFINAYPFLAYKNDPQHIDLNYALFLKNPGIYDAKTKLHYSNMFEAQVDAAYAALEKVGFDKMDVIVSETGWASHGDDNEAGATIKNARTYNGNLRKRLLKKKGTPYRPKKVVKAYVFALFNENLKPGSTSERNFGLFKADGSIAYDIGFTGLVPSSATSSFLSFKGIGSSFMMAFTSFAAFLFVAL; translated from the exons ATGATGTtatcttccttttttctttggCTTCTGCTATTCTCTTCATTATTTTCTCATG TTTTAGGGGATAAAGCATTTACAGGAACATATGGAGTAAACTATGGTAGGATAGCTGACAACTTACCTCCCCCAGAAAGCGTGGTTACCCTACTCAAAGCAGCAAAAATTAAGAACATTAGGATATATGATGCTGATCATCAAGTCCTCCGTGCCTTCAAAGGGTCTGGCATTGAAATTGTGGTTGGTCTTGGCAATGAATTTCTCAAGGACAAGAGTGTGGGGGAGGATAGAGCCATGAGTTGGGTCAAAGAAAACGTTCAGCAATTTCTTCCAGAGACCAAAATTTGCGGAATTGCGGTGGGAAATGAAATCTTGGGAGGCACGGATATGGAACTCTGGGAAGTTTTGCTCCCTGCAGCAAAAAATGTTTACAATGCCCTTAGTAAGCTTGGTCTAGCAAAAGATGTTCAGGTGTCAAGTCCACATTCTGAGGCTGTGTTTGCTAATTCCTTTCCTCCATCCTCATGCACTTTCAAGGAAGATGTCCTTCCTTATATGAAACCTCTCTTACAATTCTTCTCACAAATTGGCACTCCTTTCTTCATTAATGCATATCCCTTCCTTGCCTATAAGAATGATCCACAACATATTGATCTTAACTATGCCCTCTTCCTAAAAAATCCCGGGATTTATGATGCAAAGACTAAGCTGCATTATAGTAACATGTTTGAGGCTCAGGTTGATGCAGCTTATGCTGCCTTGGAGAAGGTTGGGTTTGACAAGATGGATGTTATTGTTTCTGAGACTGGTTGGGCTTCTCATGGGGATGATAATGAAGCTGGAGcaacaataaaaaatgcaagGACATATAATGGTAATTTGCGCAAGCGGTTGCTCAAGAAGAAAGGGACCCCTTATAGGCCAAAAAAAGTGGTGAAAGCTTATGTCTTTGCCTTGTTTAATGAGAATTTGAAGCCTGGCTCAACATCTGAGAGAAACTTTGGATTGTTTAAGGCTGATGGAAGCATTGCATATGATATTGGCTTCACTGGACTTGTACCTTCTTCAGCAACTTCATCTTTCCTTTCCTTCAAG GGTATTGGATCCTCCTTCATGATGGCTTTTACAAGCTTTGctgcttttctttttgttgcattgtag
- the LOC114387953 gene encoding methyl-CpG-binding domain-containing protein 10-like isoform X2, with amino-acid sequence MLQFFPKKLGTPRKSEIVFIAPTGEEISTKKQLEQYLKAHPGNPVISEFDWGTGETPRRSARISEKVKSTPPADSDTPKKRARKSSGSKKDNKETESASEEGKAKSDTEDPKAAEEEKNEGNDNSNSGGKQLENGDKTEQIDEQAKKPDVDMEENDLNDTNNKLENDSDEIKNSHVNGENVIAERPEGEEAQKQEVEPAEKVAEEAANTAETEKSLLTELEKEKNEEKTDPATLEANGGGEKENPNAAQM; translated from the coding sequence ATGCTGCAGTTTTTCCCTAAGAAACTGGGAACACCAAGAAAAAGTGAGATTGTATTCATTGCTCCAACTGGGGAGGAGATCAGTACCAAAAAACAATTGGAGCAGTACCTAAAGGCACATCCTGGCAATCCTGTCATTTCAGAGTTTGACTGGGGAACTGGTGAGACCCCTAGGCGATCAGCAAGGATCAGTGAGAAGGTCAAGTCAACTCCACCAGCAGATAGTGATACTCCAAAGAAACGAGCTCGGAAATCATCAGGATCAAAGAAGGATAACAAAGAAactgaatctgcatcagaggaAGGCAAGGCAAAGTCTGATACTGAAGATCCCAAGGCTGCAGAggaggagaaaaatgaaggaaatgaTAACTCTAATTCTGGAGGAAAGCAACTTGAGAATGGAGATAAAACTGAACAAATTGATGAACAGGCCAAGAAGCCAGATGTAGATATGGAAGAAAATGATCTGAATGatacaaacaataaattagaaaatgatTCAGATGAAATTAAGAACAGTCATGTGAACGGCGAAAATGTGATTGCTGAAAGGCCTGAAGGTGAAGAAGCTCAAAAGCAAGAAGTTGAACCAGCAGAGAAAGTTGCCGAAGAAGCTGCTAATACTGCGGAGACTGAAAAATCCCTACTGACtgaattagaaaaagaaaagaatgaggAGAAAACAGATCCTGCGACTCTAGAGGCTAATGGGGGAGGCGAGAAAGAGAATCCTAATGCTGCACAAATGTAA
- the LOC114388686 gene encoding G-type lectin S-receptor-like serine/threonine-protein kinase SD2-5 isoform X1, which translates to MGIFRCGALFFYVLLLFRTCLAKDQHVSQIYPGFSASQPDWSDHNGFFLLSNSSAFAFGFFTTLDVSSFVLVVMHLSSYKVVWTANRGLLVGTSDKFVLDRDGNAYLEGGNSVVWATNTTGQKIRSMELLDSGNLVLLGENGTAIWQSFSHPTDTLLPRQDFVDGMTLKSFHNSLNMCHFLSYKAGDLVLYAGFETPQVYWSLSGEQAQGSSRNNTGKVHSASLVSNSLSFYDINRALLWKVVFSEHSDPKSLWAATLDPTGAITFYDLNKGRAPNPEAVKVPQDPCGIPQPCDPYYVCFFENWCICPKLLRTRFNCKPPNISTCSRSSTELLYVGEELDYFALKYTAPVSKSNLNACKETCLGNCSCLVLFFENSTGRCFHFDQTGSFQRYKRGAGAGGYVSFMKVSISSASDDGHGNKNRRNDAVLVVVIVVLTVLVIVGLIMGFWYFYKRKKNVAKYPQDDLDEDDDFLDSLSGMPARFTFAALCRATKDFSTKIGEGGFGSVYLGVLEDGTQLAVKKLEGVGQGAKEFKAEVSIIGSIHHVHLVKLKGFCAEGPHRLLVYEYMARGSLDKWIFKNSDNTFLLNWDTRYNIAIGTAKGLAYLHEECEVRIIHCDIKPQNVLLDDNFTAKVSDFGLAKLMSREQSHVFTTLRGTRGYLAPEWITNYAISEKSDVFSYGMLLLEIVGGRKNYDQWEGAEKAHFPSYVFRMMDEGKLKEVLDPKIDIDEKDERVEAALKVALWCIQDDVSLRPSMTKVAQMLDGLCPVPDPPSLSQSGTYSAFMKLSSGEATSSGQASFFSNVPMSCVQLSGPR; encoded by the coding sequence ATGGGCATATTCAGATGTGGGGCCTTGTTTTTCTATGTGCTCCTTTTGTTTAGAACCTGCctggccaaagatcaacatgTTAGTCAGATATATCCTGGCTTCAGTGCATCTCAGCCAGATTGGAGCGACCATAATGGTTTTTTCTTGCTATCCAACAGCTCGGCGTTCGCTTTTGGGTTCTTCACCACTCTTGATGTTTCATCGTTTGTTCTAGTTGTCATGCACTTAAGCAGCTACAAAGTGGTTTGGACTGCCAACAGAGGCTTACTTGTTGGGACTTCTGATAAATTTGTGCTTGACCGTGATGGGAATGCATATTTGGAAGGTGGGAATAGTGTAGTATGGGCAACAAATACAACAGGACAAAAAATAAGATCTATGGAGTTGCTTGACTCAGGGAATTTGGTGTTGCTTGGGGAAAATGGGACAGCTATTTGGCAAAGTTTTAGCCATCCCACTGATACTCTTTTGCCCAGACAAGACTTTGTGGATGGAATGACGCTCAAAAGCTTCCACAACAGCTTGAACATGTGTCATTTTCTTAGTTACAAGGCAGGTGATTTGGTTCTCTATGCAGGATTTGAAACTCCACAAGTGTACTGGTCCCTATCAGGAGAACAAGCTCAGGGAAGCTCAAGAAATAACACTGGTAAGGTTCACTCAGCGTCTTTGGTGTCCAATTCATTGAGTTTTTATGACATAAATAGAGCTTTGCTGTGGAAAGTTGTCTTCTCTGAGCACTCAGATCCCAAGTCATTGTGGGCTGCTACCTTGGATCCAACTGGTGCAATCACTTTTTATGATCTTAACAAAGGGAGGGCTCCAAACCCTGAGGCAGTTAAGGTACCACAAGACCCTTGTGGCATTCCTCAGCCTTGTGATCCTTATTATGTTTGCTTCTTTGAAAACTGGTGCATCTGTCCCAAACTTCTCAGAACTCGCTTTAATTGCAAACCTCCCAACATCTCCACCTGTTCTAGGAGTTCAACAGAACTTTTATATGTTGGTGAAGAGCTTGATTATTTTGCTCTCAAGTACACTGCTCCGGTTTCAAAATCAAACCTGAATGCTTGCAAAGAGACTTGTTTAGGAAACTGTTCATGCCTTgtgcttttctttgaaaacagTACCGGAAGATGCTTTCATTTTGATCAGACTGGGAGTTTCCAACGCTATAAGAGGGGTGCCGGTGCCGGTGGTTATGTTTCGTTCATGAAGGTCTCCATTAGTAGTGCTAGTGATGATGGACATggcaacaaaaatagaaggaaTGACGCGGTGCTAGTTGTTGTCATAGTAGTTCTCACAGTTCTGGTTATAGTTGGTCTTATAATGGGATTCTGGTACTTTTacaagaggaagaagaatgttgctaagtatcCTCAAGACGACttggatgaagatgatgatttcttGGACAGTCTCTCTGGGATGCCCGCACGTTTTACTTTTGCTGCTCTTTGTAGAGCAACTAAGGACTTTTCCACAAAAATTGGGGAAGGAGGTTTTGGCTCAGTGTATCTAGGTGTGCTTGAAGATGGCACCCAGTTGGCTGTGAAAAAATTGGAAGGTGTTGGACAAGGTGCAAAAGAGTTTAAAGCAGAAGTGTCCATAATTGGAAGTATTCATCATGTTCATCTTGTCAAACTCAAAGGGTTCTGTGCCGAGGGTCCTCATCGCCTTCTTGTCTATGAATACATGGCAAGGGGTTCTTTGGACaaatggatcttcaagaacagtGACAACACCTTCTTGTTGAACTGGGACACGAGGTACAACATTGCAATAGGCACGGCTAAGGGATTGGCCTATCTCCATGAGGAGTGTGAAGTGAGGATTATCCACTGTGATATTAAGCCGCAAAATGTTCTTCTTGATGATAACTTCACTGCTAAGGTTTCAGATTTTGGATTGGCTAAGCTAATGAGCCGTGAGCAGAGCCATGTGTTCACAACTCTAAGGGGTACAAGGGGTTATCTAGCACCAGAATGGATAACTAACTATGCAATTTCGGAGAAGAGTGATGTGTTCAGCTATGGCATGCTATTGCTTGAGATAGTTGGAGGGAGGAAGAACTATGATCAATGGGAAGGGGCAGAAAAAGCGCATTTTCCTTCTTATGTGTTCAGAATGATGGATGAAGGGAAACTGAAAGAGGTTCTTGATCCAAAGATAGATATTGATGAGAAGGATGAAAGGGTTGAGGCTGCTCTTAAAGTTGCTCTTTGGTGCATACAAGATGACGTGAGTTTGAGGCCTTCCATGACTAAGGTAGCTCAGATGCTTGATGGTTTGTGCCCTGTACCTGATCCCCCCTCATTATCTCAATCTGGTACTTATTCAGCTTTCATGAAATTGAGTAGTGGAGAAGCTACTTCATCGGGACAGGCTAGTTTTTTTAGTAATGTACCCATGTCATGTGTTCAATTATCAGGACCAAGATGA
- the LOC114388686 gene encoding G-type lectin S-receptor-like serine/threonine-protein kinase SD2-5 isoform X2: protein MHLSSYKVVWTANRGLLVGTSDKFVLDRDGNAYLEGGNSVVWATNTTGQKIRSMELLDSGNLVLLGENGTAIWQSFSHPTDTLLPRQDFVDGMTLKSFHNSLNMCHFLSYKAGDLVLYAGFETPQVYWSLSGEQAQGSSRNNTGKVHSASLVSNSLSFYDINRALLWKVVFSEHSDPKSLWAATLDPTGAITFYDLNKGRAPNPEAVKVPQDPCGIPQPCDPYYVCFFENWCICPKLLRTRFNCKPPNISTCSRSSTELLYVGEELDYFALKYTAPVSKSNLNACKETCLGNCSCLVLFFENSTGRCFHFDQTGSFQRYKRGAGAGGYVSFMKVSISSASDDGHGNKNRRNDAVLVVVIVVLTVLVIVGLIMGFWYFYKRKKNVAKYPQDDLDEDDDFLDSLSGMPARFTFAALCRATKDFSTKIGEGGFGSVYLGVLEDGTQLAVKKLEGVGQGAKEFKAEVSIIGSIHHVHLVKLKGFCAEGPHRLLVYEYMARGSLDKWIFKNSDNTFLLNWDTRYNIAIGTAKGLAYLHEECEVRIIHCDIKPQNVLLDDNFTAKVSDFGLAKLMSREQSHVFTTLRGTRGYLAPEWITNYAISEKSDVFSYGMLLLEIVGGRKNYDQWEGAEKAHFPSYVFRMMDEGKLKEVLDPKIDIDEKDERVEAALKVALWCIQDDVSLRPSMTKVAQMLDGLCPVPDPPSLSQSGTYSAFMKLSSGEATSSGQASFFSNVPMSCVQLSGPR from the coding sequence ATGCACTTAAGCAGCTACAAAGTGGTTTGGACTGCCAACAGAGGCTTACTTGTTGGGACTTCTGATAAATTTGTGCTTGACCGTGATGGGAATGCATATTTGGAAGGTGGGAATAGTGTAGTATGGGCAACAAATACAACAGGACAAAAAATAAGATCTATGGAGTTGCTTGACTCAGGGAATTTGGTGTTGCTTGGGGAAAATGGGACAGCTATTTGGCAAAGTTTTAGCCATCCCACTGATACTCTTTTGCCCAGACAAGACTTTGTGGATGGAATGACGCTCAAAAGCTTCCACAACAGCTTGAACATGTGTCATTTTCTTAGTTACAAGGCAGGTGATTTGGTTCTCTATGCAGGATTTGAAACTCCACAAGTGTACTGGTCCCTATCAGGAGAACAAGCTCAGGGAAGCTCAAGAAATAACACTGGTAAGGTTCACTCAGCGTCTTTGGTGTCCAATTCATTGAGTTTTTATGACATAAATAGAGCTTTGCTGTGGAAAGTTGTCTTCTCTGAGCACTCAGATCCCAAGTCATTGTGGGCTGCTACCTTGGATCCAACTGGTGCAATCACTTTTTATGATCTTAACAAAGGGAGGGCTCCAAACCCTGAGGCAGTTAAGGTACCACAAGACCCTTGTGGCATTCCTCAGCCTTGTGATCCTTATTATGTTTGCTTCTTTGAAAACTGGTGCATCTGTCCCAAACTTCTCAGAACTCGCTTTAATTGCAAACCTCCCAACATCTCCACCTGTTCTAGGAGTTCAACAGAACTTTTATATGTTGGTGAAGAGCTTGATTATTTTGCTCTCAAGTACACTGCTCCGGTTTCAAAATCAAACCTGAATGCTTGCAAAGAGACTTGTTTAGGAAACTGTTCATGCCTTgtgcttttctttgaaaacagTACCGGAAGATGCTTTCATTTTGATCAGACTGGGAGTTTCCAACGCTATAAGAGGGGTGCCGGTGCCGGTGGTTATGTTTCGTTCATGAAGGTCTCCATTAGTAGTGCTAGTGATGATGGACATggcaacaaaaatagaaggaaTGACGCGGTGCTAGTTGTTGTCATAGTAGTTCTCACAGTTCTGGTTATAGTTGGTCTTATAATGGGATTCTGGTACTTTTacaagaggaagaagaatgttgctaagtatcCTCAAGACGACttggatgaagatgatgatttcttGGACAGTCTCTCTGGGATGCCCGCACGTTTTACTTTTGCTGCTCTTTGTAGAGCAACTAAGGACTTTTCCACAAAAATTGGGGAAGGAGGTTTTGGCTCAGTGTATCTAGGTGTGCTTGAAGATGGCACCCAGTTGGCTGTGAAAAAATTGGAAGGTGTTGGACAAGGTGCAAAAGAGTTTAAAGCAGAAGTGTCCATAATTGGAAGTATTCATCATGTTCATCTTGTCAAACTCAAAGGGTTCTGTGCCGAGGGTCCTCATCGCCTTCTTGTCTATGAATACATGGCAAGGGGTTCTTTGGACaaatggatcttcaagaacagtGACAACACCTTCTTGTTGAACTGGGACACGAGGTACAACATTGCAATAGGCACGGCTAAGGGATTGGCCTATCTCCATGAGGAGTGTGAAGTGAGGATTATCCACTGTGATATTAAGCCGCAAAATGTTCTTCTTGATGATAACTTCACTGCTAAGGTTTCAGATTTTGGATTGGCTAAGCTAATGAGCCGTGAGCAGAGCCATGTGTTCACAACTCTAAGGGGTACAAGGGGTTATCTAGCACCAGAATGGATAACTAACTATGCAATTTCGGAGAAGAGTGATGTGTTCAGCTATGGCATGCTATTGCTTGAGATAGTTGGAGGGAGGAAGAACTATGATCAATGGGAAGGGGCAGAAAAAGCGCATTTTCCTTCTTATGTGTTCAGAATGATGGATGAAGGGAAACTGAAAGAGGTTCTTGATCCAAAGATAGATATTGATGAGAAGGATGAAAGGGTTGAGGCTGCTCTTAAAGTTGCTCTTTGGTGCATACAAGATGACGTGAGTTTGAGGCCTTCCATGACTAAGGTAGCTCAGATGCTTGATGGTTTGTGCCCTGTACCTGATCCCCCCTCATTATCTCAATCTGGTACTTATTCAGCTTTCATGAAATTGAGTAGTGGAGAAGCTACTTCATCGGGACAGGCTAGTTTTTTTAGTAATGTACCCATGTCATGTGTTCAATTATCAGGACCAAGATGA
- the LOC114387953 gene encoding methyl-CpG-binding domain-containing protein 10-like isoform X1, which translates to MENAEEMMQQNDEVLSVELPAPSGWNKLFFPKKLGTPRKSEIVFIAPTGEEISTKKQLEQYLKAHPGNPVISEFDWGTGETPRRSARISEKVKSTPPADSDTPKKRARKSSGSKKDNKETESASEEGKAKSDTEDPKAAEEEKNEGNDNSNSGGKQLENGDKTEQIDEQAKKPDVDMEENDLNDTNNKLENDSDEIKNSHVNGENVIAERPEGEEAQKQEVEPAEKVAEEAANTAETEKSLLTELEKEKNEEKTDPATLEANGGGEKENPNAAQM; encoded by the exons ATGGAGAATGCGGAGGAGATGATGCAGCAAAACGACGAGGTTTTGTCGGTTGAACTTCCAGCTCCTTCCGGTTGGAATAAACTG TTTTTCCCTAAGAAACTGGGAACACCAAGAAAAAGTGAGATTGTATTCATTGCTCCAACTGGGGAGGAGATCAGTACCAAAAAACAATTGGAGCAGTACCTAAAGGCACATCCTGGCAATCCTGTCATTTCAGAGTTTGACTGGGGAACTGGTGAGACCCCTAGGCGATCAGCAAGGATCAGTGAGAAGGTCAAGTCAACTCCACCAGCAGATAGTGATACTCCAAAGAAACGAGCTCGGAAATCATCAGGATCAAAGAAGGATAACAAAGAAactgaatctgcatcagaggaAGGCAAGGCAAAGTCTGATACTGAAGATCCCAAGGCTGCAGAggaggagaaaaatgaaggaaatgaTAACTCTAATTCTGGAGGAAAGCAACTTGAGAATGGAGATAAAACTGAACAAATTGATGAACAGGCCAAGAAGCCAGATGTAGATATGGAAGAAAATGATCTGAATGatacaaacaataaattagaaaatgatTCAGATGAAATTAAGAACAGTCATGTGAACGGCGAAAATGTGATTGCTGAAAGGCCTGAAGGTGAAGAAGCTCAAAAGCAAGAAGTTGAACCAGCAGAGAAAGTTGCCGAAGAAGCTGCTAATACTGCGGAGACTGAAAAATCCCTACTGACtgaattagaaaaagaaaagaatgaggAGAAAACAGATCCTGCGACTCTAGAGGCTAATGGGGGAGGCGAGAAAGAGAATCCTAATGCTGCACAAATGTAA
- the LOC114386503 gene encoding protein LURP-one-related 5, whose amino-acid sequence MTLCMASGTAAENMSEVEEEHGYVFKEEIHLTVFKTSLFFAGDGFTVYDCKGQLVFRVDSYGPDTRDRDELVLMDPNGRCLLTVRRKRPSLHQRWEGFKGERMDGDKPIFSVRRASIIGRSRASLTVEMYDNPGEEYQIDGCFSQRCCTVFNVTKESVAEIRRKVDPTTSVVLGKEVFSLCVKPGFDAAFAMGFVLVLDQINGEDYVDDRATTEPAVHPATED is encoded by the exons ATGACCCTTTGTATGGCTTCTGGCACTGCTGCGGAAAATATGAGCGAGGTGGAAGAGGAGCATGGATATGTCTTCAAAGAAGAGATCCATCTCACGGTGTTCAAAACTTCTCTGTTCTTCGCGGGCGATGGCTTCACCGTCTACGATTGCAAAGGTCAACTCGTGTTCAGAGTTGACTCTTATGGGCCCGACACCCGCGACAGAGACGAACTCGTTCTCATGGATCCTAACGGACGTTGTCTCCTCACCGTTCGTCGAAAG AGGCCGAGTTTGCATCAACGGTGGGAAGGCTTCAAAGGGGAGAGAATGGACGGTGATAAACCCATCTTCAGCGTGAGGAGAGCGTCGATCATAGGACGGTCGCGTGCGAGTTTGACGGTGGAGATGTACGACAACCCAGGTGAGGAGTACCAGATCGATGGGTGCTTCTCGCAGCGTTGCTGCACGGTTTTCAATGTGACGAAAGAATCGGTGGCTGAGATTCGTCGTAAAGTGGACCCCACCACCAGCGTCGTGCTTGGGAAGGAAGTGTTCTCCCTTTGCGTTAAGCCTGGTTTTGATGCGGCTTTTGCCATGGGGTTTGTGCTTGTCCTAGATCAGATCAACGGTGAGGATTACGTTGATGATCGTGCTACCACGGAGCCTGCGGTGCACCCCGCCACAGAAGATTAG